One window of the Chitinophaga niabensis genome contains the following:
- a CDS encoding DUF5362 family protein, with product METPNLFELSIDGASSGFLNETSRWAKFLAIVGFVMVGFMILFSLAIIGLGNSNPMMQASFQSAGYSNPAVLGIVYLVMAVVSIFPYLYLFQFATKMKAALSSSEQDVLNSAFSSLKSCFKFVGVFTIILLGFFVLAFAIGIVAIMTSSQI from the coding sequence ATGGAAACACCAAACTTATTCGAACTCTCTATTGACGGAGCATCTTCCGGCTTTTTAAATGAAACCAGCCGCTGGGCTAAGTTTCTCGCTATTGTGGGGTTTGTGATGGTAGGTTTTATGATCTTATTCAGCCTGGCCATTATAGGGCTGGGTAATTCAAACCCTATGATGCAAGCCAGTTTCCAAAGCGCGGGGTATAGCAACCCTGCCGTGCTGGGCATCGTTTACCTGGTGATGGCAGTTGTTTCGATCTTCCCCTACCTGTATCTTTTTCAGTTTGCCACGAAAATGAAAGCTGCTTTAAGTTCTTCTGAACAGGATGTATTGAACAGTGCCTTTTCCAGTCTGAAATCCTGTTTTAAGTTTGTAGGTGTTTTTACGATCATTCTGCTGGGCTTTTTTGTACTGGCATTCGCAATTGGGATTGTCGCAATTATGACGAGTTCGCAGATATAG
- a CDS encoding cellulase family glycosylhydrolase produces the protein MKTVFLFLTILFSSSIGYAQGFLKTAGTKIVNAKGENVLLRGIGLGGWMLQEGYMLRVYREAQQHRIRARAEELIGPEKTQAFYDAWLKNHTTKADIDAMKAWGFNSVRLPMHFNLYTLPVDKEPVTGQHTWLEKGFAITDSLLAWCKANQMYLILDLHAAPGGQGNDLNISDRDGAKPSLWESEAHQQKTIALWRKLAERYKDEPWIAGYDVLNEPNWGFEDPQNDKNGLKEKGNVPLKRLMVDITKAIREVDQKHIIIIEGNGWGNNYNGMLPPWDKNMVLSFHKYWNYNNEESIAHILRFREQYQVPVWLGETGENSNVWFTEAIRLLETHNIGWAWWPLKKLGTNNPLEVIMNEGYKAVVDYWNDPKKPKPSAEQAYSGLMELANSTRFDKNIYHKDVIDAMIRQPFSRETKPFNANVVKGMALIPAVEYDLGINGEAYYDLDTANYRVSDPKKNTAGNKGRGYRNDGVDIGLDDSYFVSDIETGEWLQYTIDVAEKGTYKLQLHTSADNANGKITLLLDGKKVGNELAVPKGNWQAHDAGSITLSKGKHKLRVLAERGGFNLKELQFSK, from the coding sequence ATGAAAACAGTCTTTTTATTCCTGACCATTCTATTTTCCAGCAGTATTGGTTATGCACAGGGTTTCCTGAAAACAGCCGGCACAAAGATCGTGAACGCCAAGGGAGAGAACGTTTTGCTCCGGGGTATTGGTCTCGGTGGCTGGATGCTCCAGGAAGGTTATATGCTGAGGGTCTACAGAGAAGCACAGCAACACCGGATCCGTGCAAGGGCAGAAGAACTGATAGGCCCTGAAAAAACGCAGGCGTTCTATGATGCCTGGTTAAAGAACCATACCACAAAGGCAGACATCGATGCCATGAAGGCCTGGGGCTTCAACTCTGTGCGCCTGCCCATGCATTTCAACCTCTACACTTTACCGGTTGATAAGGAACCGGTAACCGGTCAGCATACCTGGCTGGAAAAAGGTTTTGCTATTACAGACAGTTTACTGGCCTGGTGTAAAGCCAACCAGATGTACCTGATCCTGGACCTCCATGCCGCACCCGGCGGGCAGGGGAACGACCTGAACATTTCAGACCGGGACGGTGCTAAACCTTCTCTCTGGGAAAGCGAGGCACATCAGCAGAAAACCATTGCGCTCTGGCGTAAACTGGCAGAACGTTATAAAGACGAGCCTTGGATTGCTGGTTATGATGTGCTTAATGAACCTAACTGGGGTTTTGAAGATCCACAGAATGATAAGAATGGTTTGAAGGAAAAAGGTAATGTACCTTTAAAGCGATTGATGGTAGACATTACCAAGGCCATTCGTGAAGTAGATCAAAAACACATCATTATCATTGAAGGAAATGGCTGGGGCAATAATTACAACGGCATGCTGCCGCCATGGGATAAAAACATGGTGCTGAGCTTTCACAAATACTGGAACTATAATAACGAGGAGTCCATTGCACATATCCTGCGTTTCCGGGAGCAATACCAGGTGCCGGTATGGTTAGGTGAAACAGGTGAGAACTCCAATGTATGGTTTACGGAAGCCATCCGTTTGCTGGAAACACATAACATCGGATGGGCCTGGTGGCCGTTGAAGAAACTGGGCACCAACAATCCGCTGGAAGTGATCATGAACGAAGGTTACAAGGCAGTGGTAGATTACTGGAACGATCCGAAGAAACCAAAACCTTCAGCAGAGCAGGCTTACAGCGGCCTGATGGAACTGGCCAACAGCACCCGTTTTGATAAGAACATCTATCATAAAGATGTGATCGATGCCATGATACGCCAGCCCTTCAGCAGGGAAACCAAACCCTTTAATGCCAACGTGGTGAAGGGGATGGCCTTGATACCCGCAGTGGAGTATGACCTGGGTATTAACGGAGAGGCTTATTATGATCTGGATACCGCTAATTACCGGGTATCAGATCCTAAAAAGAACACAGCCGGCAACAAAGGCAGAGGTTACCGCAATGATGGTGTTGATATCGGCCTGGATGATAGCTATTTTGTATCCGATATAGAAACGGGAGAGTGGCTGCAGTATACGATTGATGTAGCGGAGAAAGGTACTTATAAATTGCAGTTACATACATCTGCAGACAATGCCAATGGAAAGATCACCCTGCTGCTGGATGGCAAAAAAGTTGGCAATGAGCTGGCGGTTCCCAAAGGGAACTGGCAGGCGCATGATGCGGGAAGTATTACGCTTTCCAAAGGGAAACATAAACTGCGTGTGCTGGCAGAAAGGGGTGGGTTTAACCTGAAGGAATTACAGTTCTCTAAATAA
- a CDS encoding efflux RND transporter periplasmic adaptor subunit codes for MDKTIEAEVKQKRKKQYLLITLLCIAVLAVALFLLRSFFSSTIKRSAITTAIVEIGNIENTINATGEIRPEFEEVITSPVSASIQEIILDAGSKVTTGQSILKLDKTAIQVEYEKGKFQLESKQNEIRKLKLELDKSYFDLKSNNNIKQLRINSLTADVENSKRLYKAGGGTREDVEKAELNLKVAQLEKEQLENEIKSKQQTMQVEIRESEIAAAIQQNELKELMRKVSLASIQSTRGGVVTWVNKNIGAVIREGEALARIADLSSFKVTGTISDVQLNHLRTGMPAIIRISETEVRGSITNIYPAVENGIVTFDIQLNERNNKLLRPNLKVEVFLVTATGNNVMRVANGPAFSGLESQDIFIVRDGKAERRKVQTGMSNFDYVELKNNVKPGEVVITSDMSEFKHAKEITINN; via the coding sequence ATGGACAAAACCATAGAAGCAGAAGTAAAACAAAAAAGGAAGAAGCAATACCTGCTGATCACCCTCCTGTGTATCGCAGTGCTGGCTGTTGCACTCTTCCTGCTGCGCAGCTTCTTTTCCAGTACGATCAAACGTTCCGCCATTACCACCGCTATTGTAGAAATAGGCAATATTGAGAATACCATCAACGCCACGGGAGAGATCAGGCCTGAATTTGAAGAAGTGATCACCAGCCCCGTGAGCGCTTCTATCCAGGAGATCATACTCGATGCCGGTAGTAAGGTAACTACCGGGCAGTCTATCCTTAAGCTGGACAAAACTGCCATCCAGGTGGAATATGAAAAAGGAAAGTTCCAGCTGGAATCCAAACAGAACGAGATCCGCAAACTAAAACTGGAACTGGATAAGAGTTACTTCGATCTCAAATCAAATAACAATATCAAACAATTACGGATCAATAGTCTGACAGCAGATGTAGAAAACAGCAAACGTCTATACAAGGCAGGTGGCGGCACAAGGGAAGATGTGGAGAAAGCAGAGCTGAACCTGAAAGTGGCACAGCTGGAAAAAGAGCAGCTGGAAAATGAGATCAAAAGCAAACAACAGACCATGCAGGTGGAAATAAGGGAATCAGAGATCGCCGCCGCCATCCAGCAAAATGAACTGAAAGAACTGATGCGTAAAGTATCACTGGCCAGTATCCAAAGTACACGCGGCGGTGTGGTTACCTGGGTGAACAAGAACATCGGCGCCGTTATCCGGGAAGGAGAAGCATTGGCCAGGATCGCAGACCTCAGCAGTTTTAAAGTGACCGGCACTATTTCAGATGTTCAGCTGAATCACCTGCGTACTGGCATGCCTGCCATTATCCGCATCAGCGAAACAGAAGTACGGGGCAGTATTACCAATATCTATCCCGCTGTGGAAAACGGCATTGTTACATTCGATATCCAGTTGAATGAAAGGAATAACAAACTGCTCCGCCCCAATCTGAAAGTAGAAGTATTCCTCGTTACCGCTACCGGCAATAATGTAATGCGGGTAGCAAACGGACCGGCTTTCAGCGGCCTGGAAAGCCAGGACATCTTTATTGTACGGGATGGAAAAGCTGAACGCAGAAAAGTACAGACAGGCATGAGCAATTTCGATTACGTGGAATTGAAGAACAACGTAAAACCGGGAGAAGTGGTGATCACGTCAGACATGAGTGAGTTCAAACATGCAAAGGAAATAACGATCAATAATTAA
- a CDS encoding TolC family protein, giving the protein MKTGLIFILLAFACTAYSQDTLRLSLAEAVSMAKASSIASKQAVTVKETRYWEWRTYKSNYQPQLALNGNLPGYSKTFNQVQQPNGTVEFQPVHNNNSSLNLAFSQSITPTGGKIYGATELQRFDDFDRKNTLYNAIPYTIGYQQPLFQFNKLKWDKRIEPLKFSESKQNYISAMEQIAVTVSGYFFDLLLAQVNFQIAETNLQNTLQIQKIADEKFNLGKISKNEILQLQLEHLKSQKAVGKARRDMEIAMLNLRSYIGLQEKGKIELILPPSAINMEVTAEKVLAEAYVNNANAIAFIRKVIEAKRDVAQAKGDNGLNATLTANLGFANRASTIPKVYTSPQNQQLVSLEFAIPILDWGRSKSRTKTAEANLRFTEYAVEQDKQSFAQAVTTQVTLFDMMKDQVALSAHADSIASEKYQIAQTRYVLGNLSITDLSIAFQEKDQAKRDYVVALRDFWGAYYELRYLSLYDFEKNEKIHYN; this is encoded by the coding sequence ATGAAAACAGGATTGATCTTTATACTCCTCGCATTTGCCTGTACAGCCTACAGCCAGGACACTCTCCGTCTCAGCCTGGCAGAAGCCGTAAGCATGGCCAAAGCCAGCTCTATTGCCTCTAAACAGGCCGTTACGGTGAAAGAAACCCGTTATTGGGAATGGCGTACCTATAAATCCAATTACCAGCCGCAACTGGCTTTAAATGGCAATTTACCGGGCTATTCAAAAACGTTCAACCAGGTGCAGCAACCCAACGGAACGGTAGAGTTCCAGCCGGTACACAATAACAATTCATCCCTGAACCTCGCTTTCAGCCAGAGCATCACACCTACAGGCGGGAAAATATACGGGGCAACGGAACTGCAAAGGTTTGATGATTTTGACAGGAAGAACACCCTCTATAATGCCATCCCGTACACCATCGGGTACCAGCAGCCGCTCTTCCAGTTCAATAAACTGAAGTGGGACAAACGCATAGAACCCCTGAAGTTCTCTGAAAGCAAACAGAACTATATTTCGGCCATGGAACAGATAGCCGTTACCGTGAGCGGGTACTTTTTTGATCTGCTGCTGGCACAGGTGAACTTCCAGATCGCGGAGACCAACCTGCAGAACACGTTACAGATCCAAAAGATAGCAGACGAGAAATTCAACCTGGGCAAGATCTCCAAAAACGAGATCCTTCAATTGCAACTGGAGCACCTTAAATCACAAAAGGCCGTAGGCAAGGCAAGAAGGGATATGGAAATAGCCATGCTGAACCTTCGCTCTTATATCGGTTTGCAGGAAAAAGGAAAAATAGAGCTGATACTCCCTCCTTCCGCCATCAATATGGAAGTAACAGCAGAGAAAGTACTGGCGGAGGCTTATGTGAATAATGCCAATGCCATTGCTTTCATCCGGAAAGTAATAGAAGCTAAAAGGGATGTGGCGCAGGCCAAGGGAGATAACGGGCTGAATGCTACCTTAACAGCCAACCTGGGTTTTGCAAACAGGGCGAGCACTATTCCCAAGGTATATACTTCACCGCAGAACCAGCAACTGGTATCACTGGAATTTGCCATCCCTATCTTAGATTGGGGAAGATCAAAGTCCAGGACCAAAACGGCAGAGGCCAATCTGCGGTTTACGGAATATGCGGTAGAGCAGGATAAACAAAGTTTCGCACAGGCTGTTACTACGCAGGTGACCCTCTTTGATATGATGAAGGACCAGGTGGCCCTGAGTGCGCATGCAGACAGTATTGCCTCTGAGAAATACCAGATAGCCCAGACCCGCTATGTACTGGGCAACCTGAGTATCACAGACCTCAGTATTGCCTTCCAGGAAAAAGACCAGGCCAAAAGGGATTACGTGGTAGCCCTCCGTGATTTCTGGGGCGCCTATTATGAGCTGCGCTATTTATCCCTATACGATTTTGAAAAGAACGAAAAGATCCATTATAATTAA
- a CDS encoding ABC transporter ATP-binding protein, with protein MIRLQNIEKVYRTDTVETQALNSISLNIAKGEFLSIMGPSGCGKSTLLNIMGLLDEPTRGEIRISESNTNHLSDKQLAQFRNKKIGFIFQSYHLINDLRVLDNVELPLLYRKTTAKERKDLALTALEKVGLGHRSKHFPTQLSGGQKQRVAIARAIVGRPEIILADEPTGNLDSAMGNEVMDILIHLNKTEGTTIVMVTHDENMAQKTHRLVRLFDGTQVQ; from the coding sequence ATGATCCGCTTACAGAATATTGAAAAAGTTTACCGTACGGATACGGTGGAAACACAGGCACTGAACAGTATCAGCCTCAACATTGCCAAAGGTGAGTTCCTTTCCATTATGGGCCCTTCCGGCTGCGGCAAAAGTACCCTGCTGAACATCATGGGCTTACTGGATGAACCTACCCGCGGGGAGATCAGGATCTCCGAGAGCAATACGAACCACCTATCAGATAAACAACTGGCACAGTTCAGGAACAAAAAGATCGGTTTCATCTTCCAAAGCTACCACCTGATCAACGACCTGCGTGTACTTGACAATGTGGAACTCCCCCTGCTCTATCGTAAAACCACTGCCAAAGAGAGGAAGGACCTGGCCCTTACCGCATTGGAAAAAGTAGGCCTGGGACATCGTTCCAAACACTTCCCCACCCAGCTTTCCGGCGGGCAAAAACAAAGGGTGGCCATTGCACGTGCCATTGTGGGGCGCCCGGAGATCATTCTTGCAGATGAACCTACCGGTAACCTGGATAGCGCCATGGGTAATGAAGTGATGGACATCCTCATACACCTGAACAAAACAGAAGGCACTACCATCGTAATGGTTACGCACGATGAAAACATGGCCCAAAAAACACACCGGCTGGTAAGGCTTTTCGATGGTACACAGGTTCAATAA
- a CDS encoding ABC transporter permease has product MLVNYFKIAIAVLKRRKFFTFISLFGISLTLTIIIVLTAFMDYLLSPSHPDVKRERSLYVNMLRLEHTKKGMRMTGPMTFHYLNHFVGSMKTPEKVAIFSMFSPTNTYINSKKLVINVKHTNHDYWEVEEYQFLEGKPYTAEQIARAEKVTVISEEIKHAYFGEVPSVVGKFLETDNEQYRVIGVVKNVPITMIYSYADMYLPYTLSKEDKGDNKGMNGKYMAILLGRSKADLPAMEQEYQQVIRKIPVDSTMEYDKITGYADPYLAGFTRVFLGDDSGTGVTKFFLIIGLVLFLFMLLPTINLVNINSSRIMERSSEIAVRKAFGASSGTLAIQFIIENLILTFFGGIIGVALSAIVLWVFNNSQLIPNAALQINLMVLAATLGACLVFGLLSGVYPAWRMSRLQVVTALKSN; this is encoded by the coding sequence ATGCTCGTCAATTATTTCAAAATAGCCATCGCGGTACTGAAGAGAAGGAAGTTCTTTACTTTCATCAGTCTCTTCGGTATCAGCTTAACACTCACCATCATCATTGTGCTCACGGCTTTCATGGATTACCTGCTAAGCCCCTCCCATCCGGACGTTAAAAGAGAACGCTCCCTGTATGTGAACATGCTAAGGCTTGAACATACCAAAAAAGGAATGAGAATGACGGGGCCAATGACCTTCCATTATCTCAACCATTTTGTGGGCAGTATGAAAACACCGGAGAAAGTAGCCATCTTCAGCATGTTCAGTCCTACTAACACCTATATCAACAGCAAAAAACTCGTTATCAATGTCAAACACACCAATCATGATTATTGGGAAGTAGAGGAATACCAATTCCTGGAAGGGAAACCTTATACCGCAGAACAGATCGCCAGGGCAGAAAAGGTAACCGTTATTTCTGAAGAGATAAAGCACGCATATTTTGGAGAAGTGCCTTCGGTTGTAGGGAAATTCCTGGAAACAGATAATGAACAATACCGGGTGATAGGCGTGGTAAAAAATGTGCCCATTACCATGATCTATTCATATGCAGATATGTACCTTCCCTATACGCTCTCCAAAGAGGACAAAGGAGATAACAAGGGCATGAATGGTAAATACATGGCCATCCTTCTGGGGCGTTCAAAGGCAGACCTCCCTGCTATGGAACAGGAGTATCAGCAGGTCATCCGGAAGATCCCGGTAGATTCCACCATGGAATATGATAAGATCACGGGATATGCAGATCCTTACCTGGCAGGCTTCACACGGGTATTCCTCGGAGATGATTCCGGTACAGGTGTTACAAAGTTTTTCCTGATCATTGGCCTGGTATTATTCCTTTTTATGCTCCTGCCAACTATTAACCTTGTAAATATCAACAGCAGCCGCATCATGGAACGCTCTTCCGAGATCGCTGTCAGAAAAGCTTTTGGCGCATCTTCCGGCACACTGGCTATACAGTTCATTATAGAGAACCTGATCCTTACTTTCTTTGGTGGCATTATTGGCGTTGCGCTCTCTGCCATTGTATTGTGGGTATTCAATAATAGCCAGCTCATCCCTAATGCAGCCTTGCAGATCAACTTAATGGTACTGGCCGCAACGCTTGGTGCCTGTTTGGTGTTCGGCTTGTTATCCGGTGTATATCCTGCCTGGCGCATGTCCAGGTTACAGGTAGTCACTGCCTTGAAATCTAATTAA
- a CDS encoding ABC transporter permease codes for MIRHLFKLIWNKKKQNFLLIIEMLVSFMVMFAVFTLIVYYYNNYKRPMGFVYENVWAVSYPNNKLHTENEDSINMYYENIKRTVAALPEVREASFVSSNSPFSASTSNSNVTVNKVSLMANQYWVDDDYARLLQVHMIAGRWFSKLDDGSKNKPIVINATMKEKAFGNKEAIGQRFKVNEDEVVIIGVVQDLKDKGDYMKQEAAQFMRSGWQSRMLVSIHPDAGAAFESKLNKLLTGMMPTANIEIEHLTKKRVAKNSITLVPMIILLVVAGFLIVNVALGLFGVLWYNISRRKAEIGLRKAIGASGNNIVLQIVSETLILSTFSLIIGSFFAVQFPLLNVFDLPSGVYVTALILAILFIYALVIICAIYPGKQASNILPAVALHED; via the coding sequence ATGATCAGGCATCTCTTTAAGCTGATATGGAATAAAAAGAAACAGAATTTTCTCTTAATCATTGAAATGCTTGTTTCCTTCATGGTCATGTTTGCCGTATTTACTTTAATAGTGTATTACTACAATAATTACAAACGCCCGATGGGTTTTGTATATGAAAACGTATGGGCTGTGAGTTACCCCAACAATAAGCTGCATACGGAGAATGAAGACTCTATCAACATGTATTACGAAAACATCAAAAGGACCGTTGCTGCGCTTCCTGAGGTACGGGAGGCAAGTTTTGTAAGCAGTAATAGTCCTTTCAGTGCCAGTACCAGCAACAGCAATGTAACGGTAAATAAAGTGTCCCTGATGGCCAACCAGTATTGGGTGGATGATGATTATGCCCGGCTCCTGCAAGTACATATGATAGCAGGCCGATGGTTCTCCAAACTGGATGACGGCTCTAAAAACAAGCCCATTGTGATCAATGCCACTATGAAAGAAAAAGCATTTGGTAATAAAGAAGCGATCGGACAGCGTTTCAAAGTAAATGAAGACGAAGTGGTGATAATAGGTGTTGTACAGGACCTGAAAGACAAAGGGGATTACATGAAACAGGAAGCCGCCCAGTTTATGCGTAGCGGATGGCAGAGCAGGATGCTGGTTTCTATTCACCCGGATGCAGGTGCCGCATTTGAAAGTAAACTGAATAAACTGCTCACGGGCATGATGCCCACCGCTAATATTGAAATAGAACATTTAACAAAGAAACGGGTAGCCAAAAACAGTATTACACTGGTGCCTATGATCATCCTGCTGGTTGTAGCCGGCTTCCTGATCGTGAACGTGGCCCTGGGACTGTTTGGCGTGCTCTGGTATAACATCAGCAGGCGCAAGGCAGAAATCGGGCTTAGAAAAGCTATTGGGGCCTCCGGCAACAATATTGTGCTGCAGATCGTGAGTGAAACCCTGATATTATCCACTTTCTCACTGATCATCGGGTCTTTCTTCGCCGTTCAATTCCCTTTGCTCAATGTATTTGATCTGCCCTCCGGTGTATACGTCACCGCATTGATACTGGCCATCCTCTTTATTTATGCGCTGGTGATCATCTGTGCTATTTACCCCGGCAAACAGGCTTCCAATATTTTACCGGCCGTAGCGCTTCATGAAGATTAA
- a CDS encoding sigma-54-dependent transcriptional regulator, with protein MILIIDDDIAVRTSLLLILQQEGYKAAGAGTPEEALEMIKRSKPSLILLDLNFSLGTSGKEGMALLQEIKRYDTSIPVILITGWGSIELAVQGMKLGANDFINKPWDNENLLQSVKTLLDLQDKKAGNHTRKQLDTLYDFSHIVGEDPAMLQILETIGRVAGTDASILIMGESGTGKELIAEAVHQNSLRRNKPFIKVNLGGISTTLFESEMFGHVRGAFTDARYDRTGRFEMAHKGTIFLDEIGDLDPGSQVKLLRVLQDRTYEVLGSSRTKTVDVRVVCATNKSLRDMVAAGNFREDLLYRINLITIQLPALRERPKDIPLLVKSFIRNLREIYNRPNLQVTPEAMKWLQQLPLPGNIRQLKNLVERAILVSRADLLQVDDFRSQLELSPVKSGNLQLPGVGAITLEELEVEMIKKAMLFHHNRISKAAVSLGLTRSALYRRLEKYNIPYDETSD; from the coding sequence ATGATATTGATCATTGACGATGATATAGCTGTGAGGACTTCCCTCTTACTGATCCTGCAGCAGGAAGGCTACAAAGCCGCCGGAGCAGGCACGCCGGAGGAAGCACTGGAAATGATAAAACGCAGTAAACCCTCCCTGATCCTGCTGGACCTGAATTTTTCACTGGGTACATCAGGTAAGGAAGGCATGGCTTTACTGCAGGAGATCAAACGATATGATACATCCATTCCCGTGATCCTGATCACCGGCTGGGGCAGTATTGAGCTGGCCGTGCAGGGTATGAAACTGGGGGCGAATGACTTCATCAATAAACCCTGGGACAATGAGAACCTCCTTCAATCCGTAAAAACACTCCTGGACCTGCAGGATAAAAAAGCCGGTAACCATACCCGGAAACAACTGGATACCTTATACGACTTCAGTCATATTGTGGGAGAAGATCCCGCCATGCTGCAAATACTGGAAACCATCGGCCGGGTTGCCGGTACTGATGCTTCTATACTCATCATGGGCGAAAGCGGTACGGGTAAGGAACTGATCGCAGAAGCCGTTCACCAGAACAGCCTGCGCAGGAACAAACCCTTCATCAAAGTGAACCTTGGCGGTATTTCCACCACACTCTTTGAAAGCGAAATGTTCGGGCATGTACGCGGTGCTTTTACGGATGCGCGTTACGACCGTACCGGCCGTTTTGAAATGGCGCATAAAGGCACCATTTTCCTGGATGAAATAGGAGACCTCGATCCCGGCAGCCAGGTAAAACTGCTAAGGGTATTGCAGGACAGAACTTATGAAGTACTGGGCAGCAGCCGCACCAAAACAGTGGATGTACGCGTGGTTTGCGCTACCAATAAAAGCCTCCGGGATATGGTGGCAGCAGGGAATTTCCGGGAAGACCTCCTCTACCGCATCAACCTGATCACTATACAACTGCCGGCATTAAGGGAGCGGCCCAAGGACATCCCCCTGCTGGTAAAGAGCTTTATCCGCAATCTCCGTGAGATCTATAACCGCCCCAACCTGCAGGTAACACCGGAAGCCATGAAGTGGCTGCAGCAATTACCTTTACCCGGCAATATCCGGCAGTTAAAGAACCTCGTGGAAAGAGCCATCCTGGTGAGCAGGGCAGACCTCCTGCAGGTAGATGATTTCCGTTCCCAGCTGGAACTGTCTCCCGTTAAAAGCGGCAACCTGCAATTACCGGGTGTAGGTGCTATCACGCTGGAAGAGCTGGAAGTGGAAATGATCAAAAAAGCGATGTTATTCCATCATAACAGGATCTCCAAAGCAGCGGTATCACTGGGTCTTACGCGCAGCGCGCTGTACAGGCGGCTGGAGAAATACAACATTCCATATGATGAAACTTCGGACTAA
- a CDS encoding sensor histidine kinase — translation MMKLRTKYILFVMILHLLALVLSYFIFRENKILFIASEVFILLSVWIAWSLYRQLLQPLKTLMEGVDVIREKDFTVKFPLTGKYEMDQLVKVFNQMMEQLKTERVRQEQQHFFLEKLIYTSPTGIIILNYDDEVQQINPKALQLLGIEHIAQAPAHPIFQQVLQLRSGESRTISLTGIATYKLQKSHFIDRGFPRHFVMIEELTVEILAAEKKVYEKVIRMMAHEVNNTIGPVNSIIQSTLKVHPLWTDPEHQVLRDALEVAIDRNQNLNVFMRNFAELVKLPEPDKKRIDLHQLIVAVTRLMQMKAAERDIQLVLALKPGTFTVMADEQQLEQALINILKNSIESIANTGAITLTTHGQKLIIADTGKGIAPADAEHIFSPFYSTKRDGQGIGLTLVREILMNHGWEFSLRTIGERDTQFQIRF, via the coding sequence ATGATGAAACTTCGGACTAAATATATCCTGTTTGTTATGATCCTGCACCTGCTCGCACTGGTGCTGAGTTATTTCATATTCAGGGAAAACAAGATCCTCTTCATTGCCTCCGAAGTATTTATTCTGCTCTCTGTATGGATAGCCTGGAGTTTATACCGGCAATTGCTGCAACCCCTGAAAACATTGATGGAGGGAGTTGATGTGATCAGGGAGAAAGATTTCACCGTAAAGTTCCCGCTCACCGGTAAATATGAAATGGATCAGCTGGTAAAAGTGTTCAACCAGATGATGGAACAGTTGAAAACAGAGAGAGTACGGCAGGAACAACAACACTTTTTCCTGGAGAAACTGATCTATACCTCACCAACCGGCATCATTATACTGAACTACGATGATGAGGTACAACAGATCAACCCCAAGGCCCTGCAATTACTGGGCATTGAACATATTGCCCAGGCACCCGCCCATCCTATCTTTCAGCAGGTATTACAATTACGTTCAGGCGAAAGCCGGACTATTTCCCTGACCGGTATTGCCACCTACAAACTGCAGAAATCACATTTCATTGATCGCGGTTTTCCACGGCACTTTGTGATGATAGAAGAATTAACTGTGGAAATACTGGCAGCAGAAAAGAAAGTATATGAGAAGGTGATCCGCATGATGGCACATGAAGTGAACAATACCATCGGCCCTGTTAACTCCATTATCCAATCTACATTAAAAGTGCATCCTTTATGGACAGATCCGGAACACCAGGTATTGCGGGATGCGCTGGAAGTGGCGATAGACCGTAATCAGAACCTCAATGTATTCATGCGCAATTTTGCAGAGCTGGTGAAGCTGCCGGAACCGGACAAAAAAAGGATAGACCTGCATCAGCTGATCGTTGCCGTTACCCGCTTAATGCAGATGAAAGCAGCAGAGCGGGATATTCAGCTGGTACTGGCTTTAAAACCCGGCACCTTTACGGTTATGGCAGATGAACAGCAACTGGAACAGGCCCTTATCAATATCCTGAAGAATAGTATTGAATCTATAGCGAATACGGGGGCTATTACCCTTACCACCCATGGGCAGAAGTTGATCATTGCTGATACCGGCAAGGGCATAGCCCCGGCAGATGCAGAACATATCTTCTCTCCTTTTTACAGCACCAAAAGGGATGGCCAGGGCATCGGACTCACCCTGGTGAGGGAGATCCTGATGAACCATGGATGGGAGTTCTCTTTACGCACCATTGGGGAAAGAGATACACAATTTCAGATCAGGTTTTAG
- a CDS encoding phosphatidate cytidylyltransferase, with protein sequence MKNYAYFLLAILAVSLSSCEVIGGIFKAGVWVGILAVAAVAGLIIFLFTRGRGKE encoded by the coding sequence ATGAAAAACTACGCATATTTCTTGTTAGCGATCTTAGCCGTTTCTTTGAGCAGTTGTGAAGTGATAGGTGGTATCTTTAAAGCAGGTGTGTGGGTAGGAATACTGGCTGTTGCCGCAGTGGCAGGACTGATCATTTTTCTTTTTACCCGCGGGCGCGGTAAAGAATAA